The window GCCAAGGACTACCCGGACGATATCGTTTTGGGCTGCGATACTGTAGTCATTCTCAATGGCCGCAAGATCCTTGGCAAGCCCAGGGACAAGAGGGATGCGAAAGCCATGCTGAGAAGGCTTGCTGGAAAAGAACACACCGTTCTTTCAGCCATTGCCGCCGTCTGGATCAATAAGGACAAAAAACGGGTGGTTACCATCGAGACGCGGGTGAGGATGAAACAGCTTGAGGAATGGGAAATAGGCTGGTACCTCGATTCCGGGGAGTACAAGGACAAAGCCGGGGCCTACGCGATCCAGGGAAGGGGGGCTATCTTCGTTGAGGGGATTGTGGGTTCCTACACCAACGTCATGGGTCTTCCGCTCATGGAAACGGTGTTGCTGCTGAGGTCTTACGGCATCAGGTTGTAGCCTGCAGGTGGGCGTTATGTCATTGCGAGCAGACCCCATGCGAAGCAATCCCTAAGGGAGAAGGTTTTCTTTAACCCTGTGTACCCTGTGCCCAATTAGCTTTTCCCCATTAACAGAGTGACTGTTCCTTTGCTTCCCCGTAAATCTGCGTTGAAA is drawn from Deltaproteobacteria bacterium and contains these coding sequences:
- a CDS encoding septum formation inhibitor Maf codes for the protein MRIAKRWWSRRKKIVLASASPRRQELLALTGLKFEVVVPQISEKLRPEETPREHVERLAMEKAQGVAKDYPDDIVLGCDTVVILNGRKILGKPRDKRDAKAMLRRLAGKEHTVLSAIAAVWINKDKKRVVTIETRVRMKQLEEWEIGWYLDSGEYKDKAGAYAIQGRGAIFVEGIVGSYTNVMGLPLMETVLLLRSYGIRL